A window of Lagenorhynchus albirostris chromosome 11, mLagAlb1.1, whole genome shotgun sequence contains these coding sequences:
- the DNAL4 gene encoding dynein axonemal light chain 4 isoform X5, with product MGETEGKKDEADYKRLQTFPLVRHSDMPEEMRVETMELCVTACEKFSNNNESAAKMIKETMDKKFGSSWHVVIGEGFGFEITHELHSPGL from the exons ATGGGagaaacagaagggaagaaagatgAGGCTGATTATAAACGACTGCAGACCTTTCCTCTGGTCAGG CACTCGGACATGCCAGAGGAGATGCGAGTGGAGACCATGGAGCTGTGTGTCACGGCCTGTGAGAAATTCTCCAACAACAACGAG AGCGCCGCCAAGATGATCAAAGAGACGATGGACAAGAAGTTCGGCTCCTCCTGGCACGTGGTGATCGGCGAAGGCTTCGGCTTTGAGATCACACATGAG
- the DNAL4 gene encoding dynein axonemal light chain 4 isoform X3, with protein MGETEGKKDEADYKRLQTFPLVRHSDMPEEMRVETMELCVTACEKFSNNNESAAKMIKETMDKKFGSSWHVVIGEGFGFEITHEVKNLLYLYFGGTLAVCVWKCS; from the exons ATGGGagaaacagaagggaagaaagatgAGGCTGATTATAAACGACTGCAGACCTTTCCTCTGGTCAGG CACTCGGACATGCCAGAGGAGATGCGAGTGGAGACCATGGAGCTGTGTGTCACGGCCTGTGAGAAATTCTCCAACAACAACGAG AGCGCCGCCAAGATGATCAAAGAGACGATGGACAAGAAGTTCGGCTCCTCCTGGCACGTGGTGATCGGCGAAGGCTTCGGCTTTGAGATCACACATGAGGTGAAGAACCTCCTGTACCTGTACTTCGGGGGGACCCTGGCTGTGTGTGTCTGGAAGTGCTCCTGA